The Cygnus olor isolate bCygOlo1 chromosome 28, bCygOlo1.pri.v2, whole genome shotgun sequence genome segment GGAGGTTTGAGCTCAGCGGGCAGAGGCTGCTGCGGAGGGACCCGAGGAAGCCACGAAGCCTCCCCCACGAGGCTGCGGGTTTCCCTTGAAGACCTTTAGGACCTGCAGCCTCACTTTACCTGCTTGTCCTTCAGTCCCAGGAGCAGCACCTCCTCCATCAGCGTCAGGCGGGTGCCTTTGGAGTCATCGTCCTCCGGGCCTCTCTCTGCAGCCGCCTCTTCCTCGTCGTCCAGCTTCTTGCCCGTGCTCCCACCCGCCTCGGTGCGGCGGCCCCGGTGCGTCAGCGTCGTCATCCCCACCCGCGGCCGGGCCGAGGACCACGCACGAGGGGGGCTGCGGCTGGGACCAGCCTCCAGAGGTGTTGGCGAGGCGATGGGAGGCTTCGCCCTTTCTCCCCGGGGGAATCACAGCTCGCCTGCCCGCCCTGCGATGGCTGTACAAGAGTCAccggcggggagcggccgcCCGTCGCCCCGTGACGTGTTTGAAGCAGGCGGTCGTGCTTCCACGGAGGTGGCGAGACATCGGGACGGTGACCGAGCCTTCACGCCCCGGGGACCTCCGGCCTGGCGATGGGGTTACGAACCCGGTTCACGCCCGGGGACTGGTGGCAGCACCCCGGGGCAGCTCAGCTTCTTCTCTGGATTTATCCCGGTGGCCTCCGAGCCTCCCCTGGCCCCAAGAGCTGAGCCCGGAGCCTCGCTCGGAAATCCGGAGAGCGGCCGGGGGCGAGGGTCGGGGCCGGGCAAGGAGtcgaggggccggggccgaggaCTGCGGGCTGCAGAGGGGTCCCCGGGCCGATGCGGGAAGCGAACCCGGGACAACGCTCCCCGGGCTCCGGTAAAGCCCAgcggggggcccggccccggggaaCGGGGGTTGAGCCCGGCCCGGAGCCGCCAATGAgcgcggggggggcggccccggacggccccgggggggggcggcgccgGCTGCGGCCGGGACAAGGCGTGTGCGGGGCGTGCTGCCTGTGCAAGGTGCGTGCAGGGTGTGCAAGGCACGCGGGGCTCGTGCAAGGAGTGTGCAAGGCATGTGCAGGGCGTGCAAGGGGCATGCTGCTTGTGCAAGGTGCGTGCAGGGTGTGCAAGGGGCATGGTGCTTGTGCAAGGCGTATGCAGGGTGTACAAGGCATGTGCAGGGCGTGCATGGAGGGTTCAAGGGGCATGCTGCTTGTGCAAGGCGCGTGCAGGGTATGCAAGGCGCGTGGCGCTCGTGCAAGGAGTGTGCAAGGAGCATGCAAGGCGCATGCTGCTTGTGCAGGGCATGTAAGACTTGTACAGGACGTGTGCAAGGCTTGTGCAGGGCGTGGAAGGTGTGCAAGACGTGTCGCACGCTGGGGCGAGGGGAAGGCTGTGCACTGGCACTGCGGTGAGCGCAGACACAGGAATCAACGCTGCCAGAGCCgaaagggggctacaggaaagctggggggagactctttgtcagggggtgcagTGGGGGGAGCAGGGTAACGGATTGAGGCAGAAGAGGGGAGGTTTGGGTCAGGTATCAGGAAGAAATCCTGCCCCAGGAGGGCGGCAAGaccctggcgcaggctgcccggaggagctgggggtgcccaaggccaggctggatggggctggggacaggaacGAGGTGGGTTTTGAGGTCTCTGCCAACCCAACCCTTTCCCCGACTCTGCGGTCAAGAGTTGCAAAGGAAATCCTGTTAAATCAAACCGCAAAGCTGACGAAACCTGAGGCTACGCACTGGCAGCTTGTGCTAATTAAATCCTGCTCGCCCGGTTCAGCGCggtaaagagaaagaagtgcGTGGCTGCGACCCACACCTCGCTGCATGGGTCACACGTAGGGCAtggggcagcaccgggggctCTCAGCACCACGCCCGGAGCTGGAGATCCCCTGTGGGGCTGCACCATACCCGTGCCCCCGCTGCCCGACCAAGGAAAGTTCCACATCTGCGGGGTTTCGCACCGTTTGCTCTTTCCCCCCCAACGTTTTCTTAAGACCACGAAGCGCACTCCAACCAGAACGTGAAAGAAACACGCAGCCACAAATTGAATGCTGTTTTAATGGACAAATATGATAAAAAGATGtcaatttaaattcaaatatatCAAGAAATGTTCAGCTATCCACAGCCGAACACAGGAGCTGTGCAACAGCTTCACTCCAATTCTTTTACACTACATGCAAAAATACCAATTAATTTTGGCAGAACAATTCAGCACCTTTTCCAATTCCTGCAATTAATCATTTTTGATACATGCAGGCTTCTCTTTCAAATCATCTCACACCATGAGAACAGATGCCTGACAGAGGTTCATACCATTCGTAAATATGTACGTACATCTGTACACAAATCCTGGTATTCTGGCATGAAGTATGTGGTTAAAGGTATGAAGAATGCTTGCTTAGGGTTTGTCTGGTGCCTttggtctggaaaaaaatgaatcaaacaTCCGTAACTGTTCTAGTTCTGCTTGCTTTGTAGTAAAAACAAGAATTGTAACACAGCTTAACAGCTTTCCTAAACCTGCTCCAGAAATTAAGAAACCTGCTCCAGAAATTAACCCCGAGACTCGAGGATTTTGGGCCCCAGAGGGCAGGTTCTGACCAAGGGGTTCCTCAGCTTTGAAATACAGCCCAGAAAATGTTACCAGTGAAATCTCTCCTTGCAGTTAACGAACGTACACAAGCGCCATCAGGATTTAAGCACGTTGTTAGCAGGGAGCCAAATCCCCCAAATCACCTTcgttacagatttttttaaatttttattccaGAGTTACATCAGTAGCCAGCCTCTATCTTTCCTGATGGGGATACAACCTCCTATAGAAAGGAACTTCTGATTTATTCCACAGGGCTTCTTGGTAGATTTTTCCTTAGAATCCACAACATTTTGACTGCAAATAGAACAAGGTCCctgaaagaacatttaaatgttAACAATCGCATTAAACAACCAAATGGAAGTGGTGTGGAGAAGCACCCTGGAAGACAACAGCCGGGAGAGGAGTGTCTAAAACTGCTCCTTCGGCtcactgatttttctcctttttggcAGCACGTCTTGACTGGACGAGGGTTCAGTCTGCAGGGAGAAACCATGCACAGCATTACAGGTCATGGTGCTGCGTGGGCTGCTCCTCGCTGCCACCACGTCTAATGAGGGGAAAATCCACCCCGAACCCGGGTGGGCGAGGTGCTGAGCACTCGTGCTGCTCCCCACTGCACACTCAGAGGTTTTAACACCCGAAGCAACATCTGGGCACCGAAGTTTTTCCAGCACAACCCCGCCGGCGGCTGAGGAAAGAGCAGGGGATTTATTTACACTACAAGGGCAGTGCCCCCGCGTGCTGCAGCTTCAGGCAACGCGCCCCAAGCCCAGTTCCTGGAGCACCGTGCCACCTTCCGACCTCCATCTGGGCATTTCTCACTTGCACACCTATGACAAGGTGAGAATTCAGCCTCTagctctgcagcacctctgctggTTTAAAGCAACTGCCGCGTCTAAATTCTAgcattgtttcagttttttcAGCATGAATTGTAACAAAGGTTGGAGTTTTATTCACTGcttgcaatagaaaaaaaagtcttagagaagaacagaaatagaagaaaacctGATACTAACAGTGTAGGTTTGAAATATCTTCCCGCTTCTTGTCCTGCTCTCTGACATATTAAGTTCAGATGTCTTACTTGCCAAATGATCAacctaaaatgagaaaataaatgtttgcttgtgacagcagtaaaaaaatacacatcagAGGGTTCAGTGTGCAGAGAGATTTGGCTCTGCTCACCACAGCACTTTACCTGAAACAAATTCAGGAGTATTTGCAATGAAATCAACAGCACCACTTAGAGGCAGGGGTGTTAAACAGCCCTGGCAGATCAAAGCATCAGTTTTTTACACAACTCAGTTTTTTTTAACAACTCAGTTACCTGGGACTACCCTGCATTAAGAAATCTTAGGGACCTGCATTTGAAGTAGTCCCCcacatttaaattataatattttgccttttttttttccccagggaatATACTCTGAGTTTTAAGCCCGAGGAATAAGGCTGTATCTTAAGTTTTAATCAACATCTTAAGAACCAAGTTTTTATCTGCTGGAATTAGAAATTTCTGTTAGGCAGAGTGCTTAGTTATGGCAATTTATAAACATGGGaaattgcttttccatttcttgtagCATCAGTCAGACCAGCTGTTTAGTTTGAAAACTGATCAGAGCACCAGCCTTTGGTTATTCCTTCTGATTGCTGTAGAATATTAACCATTTTTGTAAGacactggaaattaaaatcttaacGTGCTCTATTGCTGAAAATACTGTTATAAATCAACCTTCAGCAGATTACTGATTAATCACTTGAGTTAACTCAAAATATGGAGTTGAAAGAAGCTTCACAAAAGCTCGAGTAAAAGGTGAAGATGGCAGAATGTGGTTTCCATACCTGGCGATTAGAAACGTACAGACTCCTGTTCTCTCCAGCCTTCGTAACTTCACCCCCTCCACGAGGGAAACTCGGGTCTATAAAAGTTGTTAAATAACAAAGCACACAGTCGACAATGCACTAACAGCCTCTTACCACTGCAACACTTTGACACGAGGAAAACGCGCGCTTTTATGTGATACAGACTCACACGTGCTCTTTGGAAGGATGGGCTCGATCCCCAAATTCTCAATGTACTGCTCAATGCTCATCTACATCACCACTTGCTTGTGAGGATAAAGCCTCACGGGTCGGTTTTGTACTTCTGGCACGCTTCTGCCCGTTCCAAACCACTGTCAGCAGGTGGCTGGTGCTTTGTAACCTAGCCACATGCAGCTGAGGACCTCTGcccgcagctcctgcagctccaggtcACAAAGaccaggcaggaggaggaaagaatgaGCTCTGAGAGCTGGagaggtttcttttttgttgcttctAATCCACTGTGTTTTTTCCTAGGATCCACGTATAAGCACAAACTGGTTAGAGGTGACAAACAGGTTCTTCAGACAGGGAAATGACTAACTGAAGTATTTCTGGATGACAACCGCATTTTTCTGATAGTCTCACAGGTCCCATAAAAAAGCATTATGCCAACCCTGTAAGACAAGCTATTCATCATACTTTTacggttgttttttttttttttttgaattcttgTGAATTTCTAAAAGCACATAAAAGCTGGATAGCTTTCAGCGGGTACTGCAATTCTGCAGCCTACTTACATCAAGAGAAAAAGTGGTTTACATGTGCTCTTTCCCACGCACTTCCGTGATTATTTCTCAACAGCATGGGAATATTAAGCTGTTTTGGAGAAGttgcacatttctgaaaaacaactgTAATGCCACTGTTTAAATACAGAGCCTGTGCAGTGTTGGACTTTGATACCccaacacatttaaaaaaaaaatctacgcTCAATTTGCTTTGTCAAACTGCCTCTGCAAGCGCTCAGACACCACAACAGCCCCAACAAGTTGCTTTCTGTGACAGGGTTTGGAGGGCCAAAAGCCTTAGAACTAACATGGCTGCTGGTTTTAGTTACATGGGGAGGAATGTCTGGcagtttttaatggaaaaaaaaggtgttattGCAGTCTGCAGAACCAGAGTTAACACTTCAAAGCAGATATAACTTAAGGGAAATACATAAGGAGAACAAACagggcaagcagcagcaataaTGGGTATTTCTTCTATGAGCACCATGCATCTATCTCCACAGCAGCCCCCGCATCtacaacaggaaaacattttatcatGGCTTCTGATCCAAAGGCTTCCTTCACCCCCAATTTTGGTTGtaaagtgcttttttaaaaaaaacaaaaaaaaattgtcttgaGCAGCCTGTTCTTTTGGCTATCCTGTTTTACATGAGAGTATCAACATTCCGGAGCGTACTTGTCTACATTCTCTCTGCTTAATCTTCTCTCCAAAAGGGCACTTCGTTCCTTTCATCCTTCCTTGCTGTGTTTGAAATAGCTGATGTACAGCAAGTGGGCGTCAGTATGGCCTGGGTGCCTCCTGGTAGCTTCAGAGATGAGGAGATCTGCAAGCAGTGGTTCACCCTTCAGCTGGGTAGCCTAGGGGCTCAGACTTTGCTATCTAGGGGAATCCAAAGGGAAATCGTTTGCTACTTTTCCTCCTCGTTTCTCTGAAGTCTTAAGAGGGAAGCTTCTGCTGGGAGATGCCCAAGGAGAGCGTTTGCTGTACCATGTTTTGAGCCAGAGACAGTGTGGGTTGGCATCAGGGACGCTGAGTAAGAAAGCCCGAGTGCTTCCAGGGAGCATGGCTGGTAGCGGCTGTGGTCAGGCTGATGCAGCCGGGGTGTTGTTTTATTGGCACTTCTGCGTTCGGAGCTTACAGCTGAGGACGTTTATACGACTCACGCAAGCAAGCAGCACAGGCTATTTATAAAGGCTAAGAAATTCAACACCACCAGTGCTGTTCTTCAGCAGACAGGATCAGTAGGTGCTTCCCAACGTGCTGCATTATCAGGAAGGATGTAACTGTTGATTGATGAAAAGGGAGCAGGAAGCTTCATCTTGTGGTGTTGGATTATCAGAGTAAGACTTCATTCATATTTCCTGCAGAATTCTCAGTTGAACTGCGTATGGAAGTTGCACAAAACTtcaataaaacacattaatgtCTTTGGTACCTTCTTGAGAAGTACTGCCTGGTAGGCTTCACCTTGGactttgctttttgctgctgctcacatTGCGTGCGTGGTTTTACATTGACAGATAAACGTTAGGATTTTACTGGAGAAAACTCAGCTTTGCCAGAACTTGTACCCACTAAAACTAaaccagttttaaaaaaaattagcaatAACTTGTGATTAGCGAAGCACTTCGTGTAGCCAGTGTGAGAAAAGGGCCACTGTAAGCAGCCAGAAAAGCCACTGAAGTAGCCAATGGCACAGACACGATCACGCAATGAAGCATAAAACTTAGATAAGTTCCTGACTGTACCAGGAACAGCAAACCACAGCGATGAACCACTGTGAGAAGAACGCGCATTGTATGCAGAGGTATTTTCACATGGATATAATTCAGCCCACCACAAATTAAACCGTCCTGTGCACATGAGCCCTGATGGTCTTCATTCATTCACGATCACACAGACTGAAGCAGGTATGGACTGCAGAATCACACTACTGTCTTACCATGGTCGGAGCATAACGAGAAAGGTGGCTAGAAGTGGTATTTTGCCGAATTTGGACTCTAAAGTCTGTAATAACAGGCTCAAGAGCACCTGGGACTACTCCAGCAAGCGTTATCTTAACATTAAATACATTAGcaaaaacaaagtaataaaaatcaagcGGCAACAGATTTCTTCTAAATACATAACACGTTCGGTTTAGCTTATCTGATAAAATAGAAGATCACgatttcagagcagaaaaacagaaatggctGTTTCCTAACAAAGTGCTTCACAGAACAAatccacaacaaaacaaaggcaTAGCAACGTGCAGGAGGAAAACACTGCAAATCTGAATACAGCAGCCTACATCAGAAAACTGAGTATTTCTTTGAGTAGCATCAGGAAAGAGGCACAAACTGAAGAGACTTGAAAAATAGATATAAATTTTACCTTGAGCTTCCAAAGTATTTACGTGAATATTATCTTCCACTTTATTATCTAACACTGGGTCTTCCTAGATTAAGGAAAAGGTCCGTTACTTACAGCAGACATAAAGAAAAGTTTCTACTCACAAAAGCTTAGGAACAGATCCTATTAGATGGATTCTTGGTGAAacaaactgctttaaaataatcaaagatGATCTGGGACATACAGACTAGCTCAGCGTTAGTTATCAATGCAAGCATACATTTAATTCAATTACTGAAAAACCTGTCCAGGATATTAAAACCTTAACAGATGCTAGGAGAAAACCATCGGtgcaccagctgctgcctttgtgtTGCTGGCGAAGCAGCGATGGAGCCGTGCAGAGAGGCAGGGGGCTGCCAAactgctgctggggaggcacTGGTAAGGAGGACGAGCCAGAAGCCCTGAAGCTCCGTTCTCACCTATGGCCGGTATGGATCAGCAGAGGATTTCTGCACCCAACAGCCCCTAAGTGTTCCCTGCCGCCTGCCTTGGCCAGCCCCAGAGCACCCAGGCCCAACGCTCAGCACCATCTCAGAGGCTCCGGCACCAGCAGGACGCGTGAGCCCGTCGGCACGTTCAGATTCGGCTCTGTGCTTTTCCCGAGAGAAATCCCAATCCAGATCCAAACTGAGCCACAGCATCCCCCAGCTGGGTTTACCCTGCGGTCCAAGAGCAAATTCAGCCCCGGTCAGCACTGCCTGGCCGCAGTGGATCGCTCGGGATGGGCACGGGACAGCGCCAGGGAGGGTTCGGGGTGGCTGGAGCTGAGCAAGCAGCCAAGTGTACCCACAGCACACCGCTGCTTCCTCCcttgctcctctcctgcctcggagggctcccagcagctcagaCATTGCGCTGACGCACTTGTTCCACACTGCTTTAATGACAGACTGCCAACTGGAGAAGTACACCTAGAAGTGTGCTGACTACCTGCTGTGATACTTCAGTGTATCTGGAAATACCACGTCCCTTATTAATATTACCATCACAGGCGCAGTAGGATTAACAGCCCCTTTCTAGAACATAAACCACAACACATTTCAATAAGCTGCACAAAGCACGTGAGCTCTTACATCCATGTGCTGGCTTTCTTCTGGAACCTCTCTGTCCACTCTGAGCACCTGGAGGGGCAGATCAGTATCTCCTTGCTTCAGCATGCTCTCCTCGGCGTTTTCCATCCTCTGTTTGTCAGTTGTCACTTTAACTTTCAGCATGTGAAAAGGCGTCGGCACTTCACCCATGTTAAGGTGCATTGGCTCTCCCTCAAATATCATCCCCTCACATTCACCCTCCTTAAAACCAGGAGGCTGGTAATCAGGTGGTGTAACTGCAGGGAAGAACACACGAGGTGTTGCATTGTAATAAAACATGCTCTTGTCAAATTAATCTCAGCTTGCGCAGCTGAaagacttttcttctttaaatacaaAGAGCTATTCAAGAAAATTGTCTTGGGGGAGGGAATAATCAATACTCCATTTCAACTCCATGAAGTTCTTCTTCCCCTACACAAAACTATTTGAAACAGTTATATATATGAAAGGAGATGAACTAGAAACTCCGATTTTTCACTTCATAGCAGTAATAggcactgaaagcagaagctaGTGTCAACCatttaaacagttaaaatagAACTAATCTGGCAAACATATCACATCCTAATATACTGAGGTAAACTCCATTTGTCTTAAAACCCCACTGAAATCCTTGCTCCTATGAAGTCAGTTGTAAGACTGTACTCCTACAGAGAGATCAGATCTGTGCCCCTTGGATTTTAGAAACTGTCAcaagaaataattaaacacaggaaaatttAACAAGTCCCAGCCACCACAAAGAttatacatgaaaatatttctttgaattgTTTTCAAACGTCTAAGCACAGTTGATAAATTAAGGTAACAGGAAAATACTACCTTCGTCGTAATAAAACAGCTTCATGGTCAGGCAGACATCATTTGGTAACGGACCTAGGTTTTGCATCAGAACGTAAATCTTGCGAATGAGGAGGATGCTCGCTTTCTTGGTGTCTGCACAGGTGATTGGGGAATCACTCCCTTTAGTCTTGCTAGAAATGGACAAAGCGTTCAGCTTTTTTATACAGACCAAATGGTTTCAGTATTATAGTACACAGACACGTTGGAGAAGTAGACACCCCATCGCTGAGATCACAAGGACTGCAGTTCCTACCACCACCTAGGTGAGCTGCGTGCTCTCTGTCCCTTGTAAGACCAAATTCTGAGCCAGGAACGTCAGGGAAGCGTTGGGGTGCACCAACAGCTATATTTTGTGTTACACAATGCTTAAAAACCACACAGATCTGAAAGAGAAGTTGGTACATTTGAAAGCCCCAACCCTGCTAGGTCTCCCACGCTTGCAGTATTTCAGGGGCAGCAAGTAACACTCCTGACTTTGACAGGGAAGGTTACTGATGAGGAAAGATGCCTGAGGGACTCCTGGCATCTGGCTCTGCAACATCCAACTCGTGTTCTACAAGCAGCTGCCCCAAACTCTACCTTACTGTCGCTAAAAACGGAGAGGTCTTGCTCTGCTGCCACTCCCCGCTCCCTCCTCCTCACAGCCACCTTCCCAGCTGCGTTCCCTGGAACTTGTTAACATCTTTACAAGAGCCTGCAGCGTTTCCCAGAAATCCACCCCAGGTTAGAGAGGTGTCAGAGGACCCGAACAGCCAGCCTAAGGCAAGTAACCGCCAGTTATTTCACAAGGCAACACGGCCTTTTGGAGGCACACCCGAAACGGTCTCAGATGTGTCTCGCAACTCCGCAGACGCTTCTCTTTCCCCGCAGGGTGGCAAGGAAGCGGGACTTATTTTCAAATCAGCCTAGTGCACGAAGCCAGCCTGCAGTGGCTGCCTCCCACCTCCTGCCACCCCGCGACTTTCAGAGGTACGTAACCAAACTCAGGCCAAAGGATTGCAGCACTGTAGCCCactccaccttttttttttttttttttttttaaagtcattttatgCCAGAGAAAAACTGGAAGGAGTACGTTACGCAAGGAAAGAACTTGTCACATTTCGATATTTGTTTAGAACAAGCTACTTCCTTGTAGCTAAGAAACATCTTTTGACTGCACATTTAACAAATACCCTCATGATATGCTAAAAGaattcactgtattttaaaaatagcccAACTAATACGGACACATTGATAAAATTAGTCTTAAGATCCAgatttaaaagagcaaaagccAACCAGAAAATCTGAAGTTCTTACATTCGGGTTGGTGCACGCAATGAACTTTAAAGCTACAGAGCAGAACAGTCCCGGTGACAGTACCTGCTGAAATTCAGGAGTGGCCCATTGTGGGTGTACTTGAATTTGAAGTGATAACATTCAGTAATTGtctgcaaacaaacagcaattaTTAAAGTTGTCAAGCAAAcagctactgctgctgcttctactCAGTCACCTATTAactttgtatttaaacaaaacgATGATAGCTCTTAGCTCCCAGCCTCAAATACAGCATAGGAATACTTTAACAGTTTTAATGCACACTATATGAATCCAATCAAACCAAAAATCTAAAGTCCCACCCCCGGAACCAccacaatgaaatattttaaaagaaacttcagcagcagtttttagaattaaatattCCATCCAAATTTCAACTGCTATGAAACTATTCCACACACCCCACAGAGAGGGGGACAGTGGTTAGTTATGGATTTTCCCCCACGAAGAGCCCCAGGTTTGTTACACAGAGTTAGGACGATGGATTCTTTACAGACACTGAACTCTGCAACTGTACTCTGCACTGGCTTGAGAGTAACCTGACAGAAGATGCTCAAAGGCATTGTAGAGCAATTCTTATTTGCTCTGCTGATGTCTACATTCAGcattttaggctttttttttaaatgtccgTTGGTGAGAAAATTCAGTGCTACTGCTCGTATATAGGCATGCCTCACTCTGCCTATACTATCATTAGTCATCAAGGAAATTATTCCAGCAGATTTACCTGAGGATCTTCCGGATGGGTATAGACctggatttttaaaagtaaagacAGGAAACAGATTAAGAACCGTACATACATTTAAGCATGTAGAGTAGTGCCTTACTTTTGACGTACTTACCGCTAGGACAATCATTCTTAGCTGTTGGAAacataattaaagcaaaaaaaaattagatacACTCTACAGCCTATTTCTGCTTACcaagctgttttgtttctttagctCTCAAAACCAATTATGACCACTGTAGGCCTATTTGAAGAAATCAAGCTCTTCATATGCTTAGCTCATCTGTTTAAGAAAGAATTCGCTCTACTGGCTTAAGAATATCCCGAAGTATCCCTGACTAAGTGTTTCTACACACCAAGAACACTATCCTGAGACATAGCTAACTATTATAGCATGCTAAAGCAGAGCTACCCTGTAACCAGAAAGTCCTATAACTACAGTGGCAGGTAGTGGAATTATATAAACGAACATTCCCATACACTTAAAGTAACCAAACGATACTAGAAGACTTACATATTTCTTCTGCAAGGCATCATAGCATCCTAACATCCTGCAAAAAATCAAATAAGATTGTCCATCTAGTCCTGATTAAAAT includes the following:
- the HORMAD1 gene encoding HORMA domain-containing protein 1 isoform X1 — protein: MATAQKQKNCASAVVFPNKITTEQQSLTLVKRLLAVAVSCITYLRGIFPESAYGTRYLDDLCVKILREDKNCPGSTQLVKWMLGCYDALQKKYLRMIVLAVYTHPEDPQTITECYHFKFKYTHNGPLLNFSSKTKGSDSPITCADTKKASILLIRKIYVLMQNLGPLPNDVCLTMKLFYYDEVTPPDYQPPGFKEGECEGMIFEGEPMHLNMGEVPTPFHMLKVKVTTDKQRMENAEESMLKQGDTDLPLQVLRVDREVPEESQHMDEDPVLDNKVEDNIHVNTLEAQDPSFPRGGGEVTKAGENRSLYVSNRQVDHLASKTSELNMSESRTRSGKIFQTYTTEPSSSQDVLPKRRKISEPKEQF
- the HORMAD1 gene encoding HORMA domain-containing protein 1 isoform X2; the protein is MATAQKQKNCASAVVFPNKITTEQQSLTLVKRLLAVAVSCITYLRGIFPESAYGTRYLDDLCVKILREDKNCPGSTQLVKWMLGCYDALQKKYVYTHPEDPQTITECYHFKFKYTHNGPLLNFSSKTKGSDSPITCADTKKASILLIRKIYVLMQNLGPLPNDVCLTMKLFYYDEVTPPDYQPPGFKEGECEGMIFEGEPMHLNMGEVPTPFHMLKVKVTTDKQRMENAEESMLKQGDTDLPLQVLRVDREVPEESQHMDEDPVLDNKVEDNIHVNTLEAQDPSFPRGGGEVTKAGENRSLYVSNRQVDHLASKTSELNMSESRTRSGKIFQTYTTEPSSSQDVLPKRRKISEPKEQF
- the HORMAD1 gene encoding HORMA domain-containing protein 1 isoform X3; protein product: MATAQKQKNCASAVVFPNKITTEQQSLTLVKRLLAVAVSCITYLRGIFPESAYGTRYLDDLCVKILREDKNCPGSTQLVKCKTKGSDSPITCADTKKASILLIRKIYVLMQNLGPLPNDVCLTMKLFYYDEVTPPDYQPPGFKEGECEGMIFEGEPMHLNMGEVPTPFHMLKVKVTTDKQRMENAEESMLKQGDTDLPLQVLRVDREVPEESQHMDEDPVLDNKVEDNIHVNTLEAQDPSFPRGGGEVTKAGENRSLYVSNRQVDHLASKTSELNMSESRTRSGKIFQTYTTEPSSSQDVLPKRRKISEPKEQF